From the genome of Thermoflexus hugenholtzii, one region includes:
- a CDS encoding diacylglycerol kinase family protein, with translation MEERWWVIVNPVAGNGRTGRRWGGLEARLRVEGIRMEVVFTQEPGHATVLARQGIEAGFTTVVGVGGDGTLHEILNGLPLEDPERMQRIRLGMLPLGTGSDFVRTFGLPRDPVAAALRLREGRVHWVDVGQVTCRRAGETVTRYFVNAAGLGFDGEVADRTNRGIKAFGATGTYLVYLFLTLLLYQNKTVRLRLDGEERAGRMNSVLVCNGRYFGGGMFIAPQAAVDDGWFDVIVLGDLGKGEIVWNLPRVYRGTHLTHPKITWRRAREVHVEAQERMFLQAEGELIGEAPAAFRLLPRALPFLA, from the coding sequence GTGGAGGAGCGCTGGTGGGTGATCGTGAACCCGGTGGCTGGCAACGGCCGCACCGGGCGCCGGTGGGGCGGGCTGGAGGCCCGCCTGCGCGTGGAGGGGATCCGGATGGAGGTCGTCTTCACCCAGGAGCCGGGCCACGCCACGGTCCTGGCTCGTCAGGGGATCGAAGCCGGGTTCACCACCGTGGTGGGGGTGGGCGGCGATGGAACCCTCCACGAGATCCTCAACGGCCTCCCGTTGGAGGATCCCGAGCGGATGCAGCGGATCCGCCTGGGCATGCTCCCCTTGGGCACCGGCTCCGACTTCGTCCGCACCTTCGGGCTGCCCCGGGACCCGGTGGCGGCGGCCCTCCGGTTGCGGGAGGGGCGGGTGCACTGGGTGGACGTGGGGCAGGTGACCTGCCGGCGGGCCGGGGAGACCGTCACCCGTTATTTCGTCAACGCCGCCGGCCTGGGCTTCGATGGGGAGGTGGCCGATCGCACCAACCGGGGGATCAAGGCTTTCGGCGCCACCGGCACCTATCTGGTCTATCTCTTCCTCACGCTCCTCCTGTATCAGAACAAAACCGTCCGCCTCCGTCTGGACGGAGAGGAGCGCGCCGGACGGATGAACTCGGTGCTGGTCTGCAACGGTCGTTACTTCGGGGGCGGGATGTTCATCGCCCCTCAGGCCGCTGTCGACGATGGCTGGTTCGACGTCATCGTGCTGGGAGATCTCGGGAAGGGGGAGATCGTCTGGAACCTCCCCCGGGTGTATCGGGGAACCCATCTGACGCATCCGAAGATCACCTGGCGGCGCGCCCGGGAGGTCCATGTGGAAGCCCAGGAGCGGATGTTCCTGCAGGCGGAGGGGGAGCTCATCGGGGAGGCTCCCGCGGCCTTCCGCCTCCTCCCCCGGGCCTTGCCCTTCCTGGCCTGA
- a CDS encoding GNAT family N-acetyltransferase: MLTIQECRTTAERRAFVTFPWRVYRNDPHWVPPLISERMAFFDPQRNPFYQHAEVALFMARRDGEPVGTIAALINHQHNAFHNEQVGFFGAFEVLPDREAAHALLATARDWVRERGMTALRGPATFSTNEECGLLIEGFDDPPRILMAYNPPYYRDFIERFGFQKAMDLYAYELTVEVFNWPEKLVRVVEKLKSRAKFRVRPGNIRRFREELDRIKKVYNSAWERNWGFVPLTDAEIEHMAAQLIRFVDPDLVFIAEVDDEPIGFSLTLPDLNQALRKAYPRPGVPEWWTLIKLLYYWKVRRVVDTIRVLAMGVVESWRAQGVSALFYYETAKAALPKGYRRAEMSWILENNLMMNRDIRTMGGRLYKIYRMYELPL; the protein is encoded by the coding sequence ATGCTGACCATCCAGGAATGCCGGACAACGGCGGAGCGCCGGGCTTTCGTGACTTTCCCCTGGCGGGTTTACCGGAACGATCCTCACTGGGTGCCTCCGCTGATCAGCGAGCGGATGGCCTTCTTCGACCCGCAGCGGAACCCCTTCTATCAGCACGCGGAGGTGGCCCTTTTCATGGCCCGGCGGGATGGAGAGCCGGTGGGCACCATCGCCGCCCTTATCAACCACCAGCACAACGCTTTCCACAACGAGCAGGTGGGGTTCTTCGGGGCCTTCGAGGTGCTGCCGGACAGGGAGGCTGCCCATGCGTTGCTGGCCACCGCCCGGGACTGGGTCCGGGAGCGGGGGATGACGGCCCTGCGGGGCCCGGCCACCTTCAGCACCAACGAGGAGTGCGGCCTCCTCATCGAGGGCTTCGACGATCCCCCGCGCATCCTGATGGCTTACAACCCTCCCTATTATCGGGACTTCATCGAGCGCTTCGGCTTTCAGAAGGCGATGGACCTCTATGCCTATGAGCTCACGGTGGAGGTCTTCAACTGGCCGGAGAAGCTGGTCCGGGTGGTGGAGAAGCTGAAGAGCCGGGCGAAGTTCCGGGTTCGCCCGGGGAACATCCGGCGCTTCCGGGAGGAGCTGGATCGCATCAAGAAAGTCTACAACTCCGCCTGGGAGCGGAACTGGGGTTTCGTGCCGCTGACGGACGCGGAGATCGAGCACATGGCGGCCCAGCTGATCCGCTTCGTGGACCCGGATTTGGTGTTCATCGCCGAGGTCGATGACGAGCCCATCGGCTTCTCCTTGACCCTGCCGGATCTGAACCAGGCCCTGCGCAAAGCCTACCCGCGGCCCGGGGTGCCGGAGTGGTGGACGTTGATTAAGCTTCTTTACTACTGGAAAGTGCGCCGGGTGGTGGACACCATCCGCGTGCTGGCCATGGGGGTGGTGGAGAGCTGGCGCGCCCAGGGGGTGAGCGCCCTGTTTTACTACGAGACAGCGAAGGCGGCTCTGCCCAAGGGCTACCGGCGCGCGGAGATGTCCTGGATCCTGGAGAACAACCTGATGATGAACCGGGACATCCGGACGATGGGCGGGCGGCTGTATAAGATCTACCGCATGTATGAGCTGCCGCTGTGA